In Alosa sapidissima isolate fAloSap1 chromosome 5, fAloSap1.pri, whole genome shotgun sequence, the genomic stretch GATGAAACTCACAATGTCTCTTTTGAAGGAACTTTTGAAGAGGCAGATACACTTATTGCTCATCAAGCAATGGTGTGTTCAGCTGAGACTGGCTGGAGTGAAGTTAGAGTTTGGTCACCAGATACTGATGTCCTAATCCTTCTGCTTGATGTTGTTGCTGGTAAGCACCTTGGACCTCACACTCATCTCAAGTTTCTTACTGGTAAGGGCACAAAATATAGAGAAATTGATGTGGTAGAAAGAGTGCAGATTATAGGACATCAAAAATGTCAAGGCCTTATCGGCCTTACAATTTCTCTAGTGCTGACTGGGGTGGTAAATGGGTTGATGCCTACATGaaacttgatgatgatgatgatcctgTCATCAGTTGCTTTAAGAAGCTTGGTTTGCCATCTAATCTCATCAATGGTGAACTTCCCCAACAAGTCAGAGGTCTAGAGCAGTTTGTCTGCAGTGTCTATAGGTCAACTGGTCACACAACTCTACCAAAACTGAGGTGGGAGCTATTTCGGACCAGGAACTTGGAGGGAGAAATGCTACCTCCGTCACGAGCTGCCTTGTTGCCTCATATCCTTCGTGCCAATTACATTGCCATGCGTGATAAATCCTACATTTCAAACTGTCCAGTTCTTCCTCAGATTGAAGAAAATGGTTGGACTTTCCAAGAAGGAGTTTATGTTCCTGTGACATGTCTTACACTCCCTGCCCCTAGAGCTGTGTTAGAGTTGACaaaatgtgtgtacaaaacCCAGTGCAAAACACTCAGGTGCACTTGTCACAGACATGGAATTCCCTGTACTCCTTTTTGCAAATGCTTTGCTGGTGACTGTGAAAATGCGACCAAGCATACTACAAATGAGGATGATGCTGATGAATGATCGATTTATGTAGAAGTGTATTTCTAAGGTGTTTATTTCCTGTTCATGTTTATGCAACTTTACATTAATAATTAGTTCATTTATCAATTAGTTCATCAATTAGTTCAGTACTTAGTTAATGTACACTGCCATTGCAGTAGAGCTACAGTACATTTTGTATTAATTTTATTTCAAAGATGTTAAATGATTGATTGCTTTATTAGCTATTTTTAAAGGAAAATATCAGATTGTTCACCAGATtgttaaaaaacacacaaaaaaaacacatctaaaCACATATCTGCTCACTGAGGCCTTTAGTCTCTAACTCTTTCTAAAGCCGCTATATCTAacaaagttattattattattattattataatataaatTACTCTTTACGTTTATACTGTGTATTAATTTCTTGAGTGCACATAACTTAGAGTGTATATATAATCAATTTGACCAAAAAATATGATAAAATACCATAGAAAAGCCTAAACCACTACCAAAAAATGAGACATAACAACTTCTGATCACAATGAAACTGTCATAAATGGACTCAGCATCCTCAATAACAAATTTGATCATTATTAGTAGATATATGTGTGCAGTCATTATCCTGGCCAAGGTGAGAAAGCGCCCCCCAGAGGAGGGGCAAAACGGGGTCAGAAATTTTTTTGTGGCATTGTCATTATGTTTGCATTTGGACTAGCTATATAACTACTATAAAACTAAATATGACTTAAATGTTGCTTTAAACGTTCAGATCTTGTAAATTGGAGGCTTACGGCTGTGTGCACAAAAAGCAAGGCAGGGATGAAATGTTCTGCTATTCTTATTGGATATCGCTGATGAACTTTGAACCGGAAAAGATTCTTCACAGGGTCTGCGTTCACTGCGTCTGTTTCTCTAGAGACGTTATGCTAACTTTTCCTCGATGCATGTAAAATATTGCTATTAAACATGCTTTTACCATCTTGTCACGTTTTAAAATAACTACCATGGGATGTGCAGTGATTACGTTGGAATTTTTATGCATTTTATCGTTTTCCCTTTTTGTTATTTCATTTACAGCAAGCCCAGGTAGGTTAAGTGAGATGATAGGTAGAATAGCTAGCTAACCTTATGTTAGGGTAGCTGCTAACTAAACAGATGTTAACAGCATGTCGCAATGAATATaaatatgtttgtatgtgcCAGAATTTGCCTGAATAGTTGTACTTCCTCTGCAGTCACGAAGGTTAAACATTATGCCTTCTTTTCTCAGATAAAGATGAGGTCCCTGAGTTCAAGGTGTCAGATGATTACATGGACGCAGAGCAGACTCTCGAATATACGATGGAGGAAACACAGGTTGTTACTAAACAGCAGTACAAAACCGCTGAAATAGCAGATGCAGTGATGGGAATTGAGGTACCACCCAGTTCAGCTGGAATCAAGTCACTCATCCCAAACTCTGCAGATCCCATCACCGGGTTCACGGCTCCTTGTGATGAGGAGACATGTGTCAGTGAGACTCCAGAGGAGGCAGACGAGTTGGACGTCAAAGAGAACGAGGAACGCCTAACTTTAGAAATGATCCACACCGATAGTTTGGCTAGCGAAGAAAACGCCACAGAAACAGCAAAAACGTATAAAGTGAACTGCGATAAAAGAAATATCACCGGAATGGACAATTTCACAGTTCAGGTTCTCAATGCATCACAGGTGGGCCTATTATAAATGCTACcgtagcctacatttcattaTTCCATGTTTACATGAATACAAAGAATGACTGACTTGCCTAGAAAGTCTGTTGAAATGCAtgctgttgtttgtgtttcCGCAGGACTTGATGGATTTTCTTAACGTCAATGGCACAGAATGCTCCCTGGTTCTGTTTTTCACTACTTGGTGCCAGTTCTCTGCCAGCCTTGCCCCACACTTCAATGCAGTACCCCGTGTGTTTCCCACAATGCACTTCTTGGCTCTGGATGCCTCTCAGCATGGCAGGTCAGTCCAAACAGTATATGGCTGTCTTTATAATTAAGCAGATATCTGCATTTTTGCAGGTGAACAAGACACTGTTGAAGTAGATaataaaggctttttttttttaaattcacaGCACACATTAACATTCCACCCAATCAAAAAAAGATTTCAGGAGCACAGAAGGGAGATTGGAATTTAACTACATTTTTGAACTCGGTGTGATGTTCTCATCAGTGAGAAGAATACTAATTGTTAACCAAATAACAAAGTTAacttagaatgcattaaattactcatgcacaccaccttaactcacctggaggaggggaatgggaattatgtgaggatgctgttcattgactttagctcagcattcaacacgatagtacctctcaccttggtcacaaagatgaaggccttagaactgaacaccaccctgtgtcactggattttgactttctcaccaacagttcacaagtggttagagtcgggggtctgacatctgacacattaaccatcagcactggtgct encodes the following:
- the txndc15 gene encoding thioredoxin domain-containing protein 15, coding for MGCAVITLEFLCILSFSLFVISFTASPDKDEVPEFKVSDDYMDAEQTLEYTMEETQVVTKQQYKTAEIADAVMGIEVPPSSAGIKSLIPNSADPITGFTAPCDEETCVSETPEEADELDVKENEERLTLEMIHTDSLASEENATETAKTYKVNCDKRNITGMDNFTVQVLNASQDLMDFLNVNGTECSLVLFFTTWCQFSASLAPHFNAVPRVFPTMHFLALDASQHGSLSTRFGTVAVPNILLFQGVKPMARFNHTDRTLETLTSFIVNQTGFEAISDQIVTEEDTIGPLPSVPVKSIDWLLVFSILFIIGFTVYAILRTDSVRWLIPGQDHEHQD